In a genomic window of Blastopirellula marina:
- a CDS encoding SDR family oxidoreductase: MGDSTTSIGLVTGASDGIGKETARQLIQNGVQVIIGSRNLEKGQRVVEEFAEAGLKCHVIQLEITDDKSVRDAVREIDQRFGRLDILVNNAGIALDRGPLSEMPIEDFIATFQTNVIGSFRVTQACLPLLRRSQKGRIVNVSSGLASLLNMTDPNSQYYHVAIPAYASSKAAVNAMTVHLARELAESGIKVNAVEPGLTATRYVSLPGAQPVEVGAEASVKYALIDDNGPTGCFFDRNGVHNW, translated from the coding sequence ATGGGCGATTCGACCACCTCAATTGGACTTGTAACCGGCGCATCGGATGGAATTGGCAAGGAAACAGCAAGGCAACTTATCCAAAACGGCGTCCAGGTTATCATTGGTTCGAGAAACCTGGAAAAGGGACAGCGCGTGGTTGAAGAATTCGCCGAGGCTGGACTGAAGTGCCATGTTATACAACTCGAAATAACCGACGACAAAAGTGTGCGCGACGCCGTTCGAGAAATTGACCAGCGGTTTGGGCGGCTCGACATTCTGGTCAACAACGCAGGTATCGCGCTAGATCGCGGACCACTTAGTGAAATGCCGATTGAAGATTTCATCGCCACATTTCAAACCAACGTCATTGGTTCTTTCCGCGTAACTCAGGCATGCCTGCCGTTGCTGCGACGCTCTCAGAAAGGACGAATCGTCAATGTCTCAAGCGGTTTGGCATCGTTGCTCAATATGACCGATCCAAATAGCCAATATTATCATGTGGCCATTCCTGCGTACGCCTCCTCGAAAGCCGCCGTCAACGCCATGACCGTACATCTAGCGCGAGAACTTGCCGAGTCAGGCATCAAGGTCAATGCAGTTGAACCTGGACTCACGGCGACACGTTACGTCTCACTTCCTGGTGCACAACCAGTGGAAGTAGGCGCCGAAGCTTCGGTAAAGTATGCGCTGATCGACGACAATGGCCCCACGGGTTGCTTCTTCGATCGAAATGGGGTGCATAACTGGTAG
- the soxR gene encoding redox-sensitive transcriptional activator SoxR — MSSDHAEEELLAIGEVSYRSGIAVSAIHFYESKGLIRSSRNKRNQRLFSRRELRVLALIKVAQDLGFTLEEIGEAFRGIPTDRTPRKGDWQKVSRALDKALEEKINLAQRMRKQLNQCIGCGCLSLSDCPLRNPQDELGKHGPGPHLLR, encoded by the coding sequence GTGTCTAGTGATCACGCTGAAGAAGAGTTGCTAGCAATCGGCGAGGTTTCGTACAGAAGCGGTATCGCAGTTTCTGCAATTCACTTCTACGAGTCCAAAGGGCTGATCCGTAGTAGTCGCAACAAGAGAAATCAGCGTCTGTTTTCTCGACGTGAGTTACGTGTCTTGGCTTTGATCAAGGTTGCGCAAGATCTGGGTTTTACGCTGGAAGAAATTGGCGAAGCGTTTCGCGGTATTCCAACGGATCGAACACCAAGGAAAGGTGATTGGCAAAAGGTTAGCCGTGCACTCGACAAAGCGCTTGAAGAAAAGATCAATCTCGCCCAGCGGATGCGCAAGCAGTTGAACCAATGTATCGGATGTGGTTGTCTTTCGTTGAGCGACTGTCCACTTCGCAACCCGCAGGATGAGCTCGGAAAGCACGGTCCAGGTCCACATCTTTTACGCTAG
- a CDS encoding carboxypeptidase-like regulatory domain-containing protein, with protein sequence MTRIAVFSLLIAMCAIAGCGDPNMPPVGEVHGQVTLNGEPVADCQVEFVPLAGGRSSSAMTDNNGQYVLKYKGNAEGALLGKHRVRLVTARGATRDDHGRVTKPGIKEKLPKEYNEETTQEVEVTDGDNPIDFTIVTK encoded by the coding sequence ATGACTCGAATAGCAGTATTTAGCCTGTTGATCGCAATGTGTGCAATTGCTGGTTGTGGTGACCCGAACATGCCACCCGTCGGAGAAGTCCACGGGCAGGTCACCCTCAATGGCGAACCGGTTGCGGATTGTCAGGTCGAATTCGTTCCTCTAGCAGGAGGTCGTAGTTCGTCGGCCATGACCGATAACAACGGCCAGTACGTCCTGAAGTACAAAGGCAATGCCGAAGGAGCCCTTCTGGGAAAACATCGCGTTCGCCTGGTGACCGCACGAGGTGCTACACGCGACGATCATGGCCGCGTCACGAAGCCAGGCATCAAAGAGAAGTTACCGAAGGAATACAACGAAGAAACGACTCAAGAAGTCGAAGTTACCGATGGCGACAATCCGATCGACTTCACGATCGTTACCAAGTAG
- a CDS encoding DUF1801 domain-containing protein → MGDKNPKVDQYLSSVKNWRNELSLLREVVRDSELTEELKWGAPCYTYQTKNIAILGGFKEYFSIGFFKGALMKDPKGILLKQGANSRSARIIRFTSGDEIGENKTAIKAYIREAIEIEKSGLKVDLPEADILDGPEEFQAKLEEDAAFRTAFGSLTPGRQRGYLLHFAGAKQAKSRIARIEKCMPRIFAGKGLHDCTCGLSKKMPTCDGSHKQFK, encoded by the coding sequence ATGGGTGACAAGAATCCGAAAGTGGATCAGTATCTGAGTTCCGTCAAGAATTGGCGAAACGAATTATCATTGCTTCGAGAGGTTGTGAGGGACTCGGAACTGACGGAAGAACTCAAGTGGGGCGCGCCATGTTATACCTATCAGACTAAGAACATTGCTATTCTTGGTGGATTTAAGGAATACTTCTCAATCGGCTTTTTCAAGGGAGCCCTTATGAAGGATCCGAAAGGGATCTTGCTGAAGCAGGGGGCGAACTCTCGATCGGCTCGAATTATTCGCTTCACTAGCGGCGATGAAATCGGAGAAAACAAGACAGCAATCAAAGCGTATATCCGAGAAGCTATCGAGATTGAAAAGTCAGGTTTAAAGGTCGATCTTCCAGAAGCTGACATTCTTGACGGCCCAGAGGAGTTTCAAGCCAAGCTAGAGGAAGACGCGGCTTTTCGTACCGCTTTTGGGTCATTAACCCCTGGCCGACAACGCGGGTATCTGTTGCATTTCGCAGGAGCGAAGCAGGCCAAGTCTCGTATCGCGAGGATTGAGAAATGCATGCCGCGAATCTTCGCTGGAAAAGGACTGCATGATTGTACTTGTGGGCTTTCGAAGAAGATGCCAACCTGCGATGGATCGCATAAGCAGTTCAAATAG